The following coding sequences are from one Arthrobacter sp. 24S4-2 window:
- a CDS encoding Tat pathway signal protein: protein MTSPEDFTPQPHHPATGQLPPWQVPKPELRPDLLSDSAAGNQRPDGGKKAGRGKQGAAAGHGQATAPGPVPGGGPIIDPFEREREREAAARKKRSQRRTVVVGLGVTALLAGTITAIVASNEAEADYAQVCFNDETGERVDDTQCNNSSSAGRSSGIYAWYFYSRGASVPAVGQNRSQYPSFTKTAPQGAKTSTGYSTKGGTVSRGGFGSSSKGGSTGG from the coding sequence ATGACTTCCCCCGAAGATTTCACCCCTCAGCCTCACCACCCTGCGACGGGCCAGCTGCCGCCATGGCAGGTCCCCAAGCCGGAGCTCCGGCCGGACCTGCTCAGCGATTCAGCGGCCGGGAACCAGCGGCCAGATGGCGGGAAGAAGGCAGGGCGGGGAAAGCAGGGCGCCGCCGCAGGGCATGGGCAGGCAACGGCGCCGGGACCGGTTCCCGGAGGGGGACCGATCATCGATCCCTTCGAACGTGAACGCGAGCGTGAGGCAGCGGCACGGAAGAAGCGCTCGCAACGCCGTACCGTCGTCGTCGGCCTCGGCGTGACTGCCCTGCTGGCCGGCACCATCACCGCCATCGTGGCCAGCAACGAAGCGGAAGCCGACTACGCGCAGGTCTGCTTCAACGATGAGACCGGCGAGCGCGTGGACGACACGCAGTGCAACAACAGCAGCAGTGCGGGCCGGAGCTCCGGCATCTACGCCTGGTACTTCTACTCGCGCGGCGCCAGCGTCCCGGCCGTCGGGCAGAACAGGTCTCAGTACCCCAGCTTCACGAAGACCGCGCCGCAGGGTGCCAAGACGTCCACCGGGTACAGCACCAAGGGCGGCACAGTCAGCAGGGGCGGCTTCGGCAGCAGTTCCAAGGGCGGAAGCACGGGTGGCTAG